From Campylobacter concisus, a single genomic window includes:
- a CDS encoding peptidoglycan domain protein, with protein sequence MADFNNAFQILMSLEFSRPEKALHKNPTEREWTFMGIYQKYHSAWKGWNEILAALAYGGDIEKISRVLFDNKDLRDEVWKFYKQMYWDRMRLGEINSQLKANEMFIFGVNADTKPAIRAAQRIAGVVDDGIMGEISLAAINKVDEEKFDKEFDRAELEHYNMLIKQNPNLRVYANGWRRRAEAV encoded by the coding sequence ATGGCAGATTTTAACAACGCTTTTCAAATTTTAATGAGTTTAGAGTTTAGTCGCCCCGAAAAAGCTTTACACAAAAATCCTACCGAGCGTGAGTGGACATTTATGGGGATATATCAAAAGTATCATTCAGCCTGGAAAGGTTGGAATGAGATACTTGCTGCGTTAGCTTATGGTGGTGATATCGAAAAAATATCAAGGGTACTGTTTGATAACAAGGATCTTCGTGATGAAGTTTGGAAATTTTACAAGCAAATGTATTGGGATAGGATGAGACTAGGTGAAATTAATAGTCAGTTAAAGGCCAATGAAATGTTTATATTTGGCGTAAATGCCGACACAAAACCTGCCATAAGAGCTGCACAACGAATAGCTGGTGTAGTAGATGATGGCATAATGGGTGAGATAAGCTTGGCTGCTATAAATAAAGTAGATGAAGAGAAATTTGACAAAGAGTTTGATAGAGCGGAGCTTGAACACTATAACATGCTAATTAAACAAAATCCAAATTTAAGAGTCTATGCCAATGGCTGGAGAAGAAGGGCGGAGGCAGTATGA